The genomic window CGTACCTCCCGCGGTGACCGAGAAGGTCGCGACCCATGTCCTCGATCTACTCGGGGTGCAGCTCGCCGCGTCGCGGCAGGAGTTCGCGTCGTCCGTTCGGACGGTCGCTCGTGGTCTCGGCGGGCCGGCCGAAGCGATTGGCCTCGGGTTGGCCGAGCCGCTCGCCGCGCCGAATGCTGCGTTGTTGAACGGGACCCTCGCGCACGGCGTCGATTTCGACGACACGCACCTGCGGTCGATTGTTCATCCCAGCGCGACAGTGACTCCGGCAGCCCTGGCGGTCGGGGAGGAGGTCAATGCGAGCGGGGAAGCGGTCACCCGCGCGATCGCCGTCGGATTGGAAGTCGCGGTTCGGATAGGGCTCGCGGCCGAGGGCGAGTTTCACGACCGCGGCTTCCACGCGACACCGATCGCCGGCGTCTTCGGGGCGACACTCGCCGCCGGAATGCTGTACCGGTCGTCGCTCGTGCAGGTCGTGTCGTCTCTCGGGCTGGCGGCGAGCATGGCCGGAGGCCTCCTGGAGTTCCTGACCGATGGGACCTCGGCCAAGCGATTGCACGGCGGTTGGGCCGCGCACGGAGGCGTCATGGCCGCCCGGCTGGGTCGAGCCGGGTTGTCCGGGCCCGCCGGGGGGCTCGATGGTCGGTTCGGGCTGCTTCCAACCCTGTTCGGAGACGCCGCCGACCCGCAGCGAATCGGGCGAGGACTCGGCCTGGATTGGGAGATGCTCG from Candidatus Binatia bacterium includes these protein-coding regions:
- a CDS encoding MmgE/PrpD family protein, with translation MTAPISAALAQFAAEVSAGGVPPAVTEKVATHVLDLLGVQLAASRQEFASSVRTVARGLGGPAEAIGLGLAEPLAAPNAALLNGTLAHGVDFDDTHLRSIVHPSATVTPAALAVGEEVNASGEAVTRAIAVGLEVAVRIGLAAEGEFHDRGFHATPIAGVFGATLAAGMLYRSSLVQVVSSLGLAASMAGGLLEFLTDGTSAKRLHGGWAAHGGVMAARLGRAGLSGPAGGLDGRFGLLPTLFGDAADPQRIGRGLGLDWEMLEIALKPYPCCHFVHAFLDAAASLRGELGVAAGAEADDELLAKIASVECGVVPLTIPVVCEPRETKLRPQTPYDAQFSLPFSVALMFARGRVTLDEYDPETIRDERLIALAERVRVVPEEREGFPARFPGRLRLDLTDGRTFEVDQDDNRGGPGAPLSWEEVGMKFRANAEPLLGTKQVSATIAQFEGRPLPPAREIVQGLRGAAERIPGNGA